The Streptomyces sp. HSG2 genome has a segment encoding these proteins:
- a CDS encoding MFS transporter produces the protein MPDTDHRASEAHLPDPGRWKALVFIALAQLMVVLDATIVNIALPSAQRDLGISDGDRQWVVTAYALAFGGLLLFGGRIADLWGRKRAFLVGLVGFALASALGGAAVDGAMMFGARALQGVFGALLAPAALSLLAVTFVDARERAKAFGIFGAIAGGGGAVGLILGGFLTEYLDWRWTFYINIPVAVVAAVGGWSFVREPRAGRDRDPLDVPGVVLSTLGLVALVYGFTRAESAGWGDGGTIGVFVASAVLMSAFVVVEARAKAPLLPLRVVTERNRGGVYLSLGLAVIALFGLFLFLTYYLQVVKGYSPLLTGFAFLPMTAAVVTGSTQIGTRLMTRVAPRLLMGPGFLVAAVGMLLLTRLEVDSSYAGLLLPAMLLLGLGMGTAFMPAMSLATQGVEARDSGVASAMVNTSQQVGGAIGTALLNTIAASATTSYVAERMASADTPERRRALELDGMVHGYTGAIWASLVILVAASVIALALVDAGRPRRDGDRAEPAGEPDGVRGTAAPVAAH, from the coding sequence ACACGGACCACCGAGCCTCCGAGGCTCACCTTCCTGATCCCGGCCGCTGGAAAGCGCTGGTCTTCATCGCCCTGGCCCAGTTGATGGTGGTGCTCGACGCCACGATCGTGAACATCGCGCTGCCCTCCGCCCAGCGGGACCTGGGGATCTCCGACGGCGACCGGCAGTGGGTCGTCACCGCCTACGCCCTCGCCTTCGGCGGCCTGCTGCTGTTCGGCGGTCGCATAGCCGACCTCTGGGGACGCAAACGCGCCTTCCTGGTCGGTCTGGTCGGCTTCGCCCTGGCGTCCGCCCTGGGCGGTGCCGCCGTCGACGGGGCGATGATGTTCGGCGCTCGCGCCCTCCAGGGTGTCTTCGGCGCCCTGCTGGCACCGGCGGCGCTCTCCCTGCTCGCGGTCACCTTCGTCGACGCTCGGGAGCGTGCCAAGGCGTTCGGCATCTTCGGCGCCATCGCCGGGGGCGGGGGTGCGGTGGGCCTGATCCTCGGCGGATTCCTGACCGAGTACCTGGACTGGCGTTGGACCTTCTACATCAACATCCCGGTGGCGGTGGTCGCGGCGGTCGGGGGCTGGTCGTTCGTGCGGGAGCCGCGGGCCGGGCGCGACCGCGACCCGCTGGACGTACCCGGCGTCGTGCTGTCCACACTGGGTCTGGTGGCCCTGGTGTACGGCTTCACCCGGGCCGAGTCGGCGGGCTGGGGCGACGGGGGGACGATCGGCGTCTTCGTGGCCTCGGCGGTACTGATGTCGGCCTTCGTGGTGGTGGAGGCGCGGGCGAAGGCCCCGTTGCTGCCCTTGCGCGTGGTCACCGAGCGCAACCGGGGCGGCGTGTACCTGTCGCTCGGGCTGGCGGTCATCGCGTTGTTCGGGCTGTTCCTCTTCCTGACGTACTACCTGCAGGTCGTCAAGGGCTACTCCCCGCTGCTCACGGGCTTCGCCTTCCTGCCGATGACCGCCGCCGTCGTCACGGGGTCGACCCAGATCGGCACCCGGCTGATGACCCGGGTCGCGCCGAGGCTGTTGATGGGTCCCGGTTTCCTCGTGGCCGCCGTCGGGATGCTGCTGCTCACCCGTCTGGAGGTCGACTCCTCCTACGCCGGGCTGCTCCTCCCGGCGATGCTGCTGCTCGGCCTCGGCATGGGAACGGCGTTCATGCCGGCCATGTCGCTGGCCACCCAGGGGGTCGAGGCGCGCGACTCGGGCGTCGCGTCGGCGATGGTCAACACCTCGCAGCAGGTGGGCGGGGCCATCGGCACGGCGCTTCTCAACACGATCGCCGCGTCCGCCACGACGTCGTACGTGGCGGAGCGGATGGCGTCGGCCGACACGCCGGAGCGTCGTCGGGCGCTGGAGTTGGACGGCATGGTCCACGGGTACACCGGCGCGATCTGGGCGTCCCTCGTCATCCTGGTGGCCGCCTCCGTGATCGCCCTCGCCCTGGTCGACGCGGGGCGGCCACGCCGCGACGGCGACCGCGCCGAGCCGGCGGGCGAGCCGGACGGGGTCCGGGGGACGGCGGCACCGGTCGCCGCGCACTGA
- a CDS encoding sigma-70 family RNA polymerase sigma factor produces the protein MATRAVARRKSAAGETTDAATSVRANGGELADRDLVGMYLDEIARTPLLDAAREVELSQIIEAGVFARQVLEGDERTAADASREELAALVEAGERAKDVFIRSNLRLVVAVARRYPRSGLPLLDLIQEGNAGLVRAVEKFDYRKGFKFSTYATWWIRQAITRSIADQSRTIRLPVHLVEELGRIRRIQREYNREHGREPEPAEIAAELASTPERVTDVLDWARDPVSLNMSVDDEGETQFGDLLEDTSAVSPEQSVLTLLRSEELDGLIGRLDPRTASIIKMRYGIEDGRERTLTEVGKEHGLTRERIRQIEKHALLELKKLARDTGFEAAA, from the coding sequence ATGGCAACCCGTGCCGTCGCCCGTCGCAAGTCCGCCGCCGGCGAGACGACCGACGCGGCAACCAGCGTCCGCGCCAACGGCGGCGAGCTCGCCGACCGGGATCTGGTCGGCATGTACCTCGACGAAATCGCGCGGACCCCGTTGCTCGACGCCGCCAGAGAGGTCGAACTGTCCCAGATCATCGAAGCGGGCGTCTTCGCGCGGCAGGTCCTGGAGGGCGACGAGCGGACCGCGGCGGACGCCAGCCGGGAGGAGCTGGCGGCCCTGGTCGAAGCGGGCGAGCGGGCCAAGGACGTGTTCATCCGCTCCAACCTCCGGCTGGTCGTCGCGGTGGCTCGACGCTATCCCCGCAGCGGCCTGCCGCTGCTCGACCTGATCCAGGAGGGCAACGCGGGCCTGGTGCGCGCGGTGGAGAAGTTCGACTACCGCAAGGGCTTCAAGTTCTCCACCTACGCGACCTGGTGGATCAGGCAGGCCATCACGCGGTCGATCGCCGACCAGTCGCGGACCATCCGGCTGCCCGTCCACCTCGTCGAGGAGCTGGGCCGGATTCGCCGGATCCAGCGCGAGTACAACCGCGAGCACGGTCGTGAGCCGGAGCCCGCCGAGATCGCCGCCGAGTTGGCCTCCACCCCGGAGAGGGTCACGGACGTGCTCGACTGGGCCCGCGACCCGGTGTCGTTGAACATGTCGGTGGACGACGAGGGCGAGACCCAGTTCGGCGACCTGTTGGAGGACACCTCCGCGGTGTCTCCCGAGCAGTCCGTGTTGACGCTGCTGCGCAGCGAGGAACTCGACGGTCTCATCGGGCGCCTCGACCCGCGCACCGCCTCGATCATCAAGATGCGCTATGGCATAGAGGACGGCAGGGAGCGCACGCTGACCGAGGTCGGCAAGGAGCACGGCCTCACCCGGGAGAGGATTCGGCAGATCGAGAAGCACGCTCTGCTGGAGCTGAAGAAGCTGGCCCGCGACACCGGGTTCGAGGCCGCCGCGTAG
- a CDS encoding TetR/AcrR family transcriptional regulator: protein MTIARAAAALFVRRGPRATRTEDIARSAGVSPRTFYRYFATKEEAVVPLYAAGSGLWTAAVREAPAELDALEALEYAVRHTLTPGREVPASSWEWARGLIRLADDDTALAKVWAEVCHTSEKDLAAVLAERTHATGREDFVAEGGATELPGRGHDGCGDGSADGADPRFVAATAAAAVRVAVERWAASDGPPDGPDGPAALALRNLATLRGLYRGNRQGPGECLDRPV from the coding sequence ATGACCATCGCCCGCGCGGCGGCCGCCCTCTTCGTGCGGAGAGGCCCCCGCGCCACGCGCACCGAGGACATCGCGCGGTCCGCCGGGGTGTCGCCTCGGACCTTCTACCGCTACTTCGCCACCAAGGAGGAGGCGGTGGTCCCGCTCTACGCGGCGGGCTCGGGCCTCTGGACGGCGGCGGTGCGCGAGGCTCCGGCGGAGTTGGACGCGCTGGAGGCCTTGGAGTACGCCGTACGGCACACCCTGACGCCCGGGCGGGAAGTTCCCGCGTCCTCCTGGGAGTGGGCACGCGGGCTGATCAGACTGGCCGACGACGACACGGCCCTGGCCAAGGTGTGGGCAGAGGTCTGCCACACCTCCGAGAAGGACCTCGCCGCCGTACTGGCGGAACGGACTCACGCGACAGGGCGCGAGGACTTCGTCGCCGAGGGCGGAGCCACCGAGCTGCCTGGGCGCGGGCACGACGGGTGCGGCGACGGCTCGGCGGACGGGGCGGATCCGCGCTTCGTCGCCGCGACGGCGGCGGCGGCCGTCCGCGTGGCGGTCGAGCGGTGGGCGGCCTCCGACGGTCCGCCCGACGGTCCGGACGGCCCGGCGGCCCTGGCCCTGCGCAACCTGGCGACCCTGCGGGGCCTGTATCGGGGAAACCGGCAGGGCCCCGGCGAGTGCCTGGATCGTCCGGTTTGA
- a CDS encoding GNAT family N-acetyltransferase, with protein sequence MPPERTEVLVRAGVESDLPALTDLYNHYVTQTPVTFDTEAFTSEGRRPWLLAHPEDGPHRLMVATGPARASDPPEILGYATSSPFRAKAAYSTSVETTVYVAPGRDGRGVGTALYEALFAVLAREDLHRAFAGIALPNEASVRLHRRVGFRHVGTLGEVGRKFGRYRDVALYERPM encoded by the coding sequence ATGCCGCCCGAGCGGACGGAGGTTCTGGTCAGAGCCGGAGTCGAGAGCGACCTCCCGGCCCTCACCGACCTCTACAACCACTACGTGACGCAGACGCCCGTCACCTTCGACACCGAGGCGTTCACGTCCGAGGGGCGTCGCCCTTGGCTGCTCGCCCACCCGGAAGACGGTCCGCACCGCCTGATGGTTGCCACGGGACCCGCCCGGGCGTCGGACCCGCCGGAAATCCTGGGCTATGCCACGTCCAGCCCGTTCCGGGCCAAGGCCGCCTACTCCACCTCCGTGGAGACCACCGTGTACGTGGCCCCGGGCCGGGATGGGCGGGGCGTCGGCACGGCCTTGTACGAGGCGCTCTTCGCTGTCCTCGCGCGGGAGGACCTGCACCGGGCCTTCGCCGGCATCGCCCTGCCCAACGAGGCGTCGGTCAGGCTTCACCGGCGCGTCGGGTTCCGTCACGTCGGAACCCTCGGCGAGGTGGGCCGCAAGTTCGGCCGTTACCGGGACGTGGCCCTGTACGAGCGGCCCATGTAG